One stretch of Amycolatopsis sp. 195334CR DNA includes these proteins:
- a CDS encoding aldehyde dehydrogenase family protein: MGSFSLKPGTDWASAYGRSCALAPEAFSPERVANHWGGRWTWDGRPGDATSPVDGSAIHGPPRLTAGTATDAVAAALDAHLRWREVPLAERKARVGAALDSLTEHRELLGLLLVWEIGKPWRLAMADVDRCIDGVRWYVEEIEPMLEGRVPLDGPVSNIASWNYPMSVLMHAMLVQALSGNAVIAKTPTDGGLCCLTMAVALAVREGLPLTLLSGSGAELSGPLVGGPSLGCVSFVGGRDAGGRIAAALADPGKRHVLEQEGLNCWGVWEYGDWDTLAGQIRKTFDYAKQRCTAYPRFVVQRELFDRFLSVYLPAVRSVRFGHPLAVEAPDDPLPELDFGPLINAGKAKELADQVEEAVRNGGVPLHRGEVAEGRFLPGQDTSAYLAPVSILDPPRSSPLFHAEPFGPVDTIEVVDTEAQLLAAMNVSNGALVATLSCDEETTAQRLSAQVRAFKVGVNRPRSRGDRDELFGGLGASWRGAFVGGELLVRSVTQGPAGERPPGNFPHYTLHS; the protein is encoded by the coding sequence ATGGGTAGTTTTTCGCTCAAACCCGGTACTGACTGGGCCTCGGCCTACGGGCGTTCCTGCGCTCTGGCCCCCGAGGCGTTCTCGCCCGAACGCGTGGCGAACCACTGGGGCGGGCGGTGGACGTGGGACGGCAGGCCCGGTGACGCCACCTCGCCGGTGGACGGCAGCGCCATCCACGGGCCCCCGCGGCTGACCGCGGGCACCGCCACCGACGCGGTGGCCGCCGCGCTCGACGCCCACCTCCGCTGGCGCGAAGTGCCGCTGGCCGAACGCAAGGCGCGGGTCGGCGCGGCGCTGGACTCGCTGACCGAGCACCGCGAACTGCTCGGCCTCCTGCTGGTGTGGGAGATCGGCAAACCGTGGCGGCTGGCGATGGCCGACGTGGACCGCTGCATCGACGGGGTGCGCTGGTACGTCGAGGAAATCGAGCCGATGCTGGAAGGCCGCGTCCCGCTGGACGGCCCGGTCAGCAACATCGCCAGCTGGAACTACCCGATGAGCGTGCTGATGCACGCGATGCTGGTGCAGGCCCTCTCGGGCAACGCGGTGATCGCCAAGACCCCGACCGACGGCGGGCTGTGCTGCCTGACCATGGCGGTGGCGCTGGCGGTGCGCGAGGGGCTGCCGCTGACCCTGCTCAGCGGCAGCGGCGCGGAACTGTCCGGCCCGCTGGTCGGCGGCCCCTCGCTGGGCTGTGTGTCCTTTGTGGGCGGACGGGACGCCGGCGGCCGGATCGCCGCCGCGCTGGCCGATCCCGGCAAGCGGCACGTGCTCGAACAGGAGGGGCTGAACTGCTGGGGCGTGTGGGAGTACGGGGACTGGGACACCCTCGCCGGGCAGATCCGCAAGACCTTCGACTACGCCAAGCAGCGGTGCACGGCCTATCCGCGGTTCGTGGTCCAGCGCGAGCTGTTCGACCGCTTCCTCTCGGTGTACCTGCCCGCCGTGCGCTCGGTGCGCTTCGGCCACCCGCTCGCCGTCGAGGCGCCGGACGACCCGTTGCCGGAACTGGATTTCGGCCCGCTGATCAACGCGGGCAAGGCGAAGGAGCTGGCCGACCAGGTGGAGGAGGCGGTGCGCAACGGCGGGGTGCCGCTGCACCGCGGTGAGGTCGCCGAAGGGCGCTTCCTGCCCGGCCAGGACACCTCCGCCTACCTGGCCCCGGTGTCCATATTGGACCCGCCGCGCTCGTCACCGCTGTTCCACGCCGAGCCGTTCGGCCCGGTCGACACGATCGAGGTGGTGGACACCGAGGCGCAGCTGCTGGCCGCGATGAACGTCAGCAACGGGGCGCTGGTGGCCACCCTGTCCTGCGACGAGGAGACCACCGCGCAACGGCTTTCGGCGCAGGTGCGCGCGTTCAAGGTGGGCGTCAACCGGCCGCGCTCGCGCGGGGACCGGGACGAGCTGTTCGGCGGGCTCGGCGCCTCGTGGCGGGGTGCGTTCGTCGGTGGTGAACTGCTGGTGCGCTCGGTCACCCAGGGCCCGGCCGGTGAGCGGCCCCCGGGCAACTTCCCGCACTACACGCTCCATTCCTAG
- a CDS encoding Nramp family divalent metal transporter, translating into MPISGSASGEAAASPAGERVWKAGGLEPMPIRPLPEAPPSIHILGPTVFLVALGVGMGESYMWPRLVLVFGPDIRWLFLIGVTLQAIVMLEMARYAMATGESIFTGAARIFKPLMWFFFAVAILVYIWPGHVSAGAAALEEITGIPWVVAACVGLVLVGIIFSLAKVVYNLLENLLSIMIGLLVVGTAVVASMVGNWSDVTSTLSGMFAFGYFPQEAMSATWFPIVVGSIAFAGPSGMQQMWYTLHLRDSGAGMGSHIPKIRGLRHAGNEEQMPSRGYMFDTSDPEEMRKWKGWRRWVTFDALLLFWGVTMLVTISFTVLARAADRTSPDVKALIESGEREAALSAMSDTFATVGGPVLGSVFLGFIALIGMNATLGLFDSFSRGQADMTYFFVPGAKKLKMSHLYAGFLWGLIIFGILILLFGPADGPSQILDVLSFLSAFAMGAYCVVLLLVNNKLLPKPIRPKLWTNLVIGFGAVFYLGMLFYSLIRFGVVLD; encoded by the coding sequence GTGCCGATCTCGGGATCGGCGAGTGGTGAGGCCGCGGCCTCACCGGCCGGGGAACGGGTATGGAAGGCAGGCGGCCTGGAGCCGATGCCGATCCGCCCGCTGCCCGAGGCACCACCGTCGATCCACATCCTCGGACCGACGGTCTTCCTGGTGGCGCTCGGCGTCGGCATGGGCGAGTCCTACATGTGGCCCAGGCTGGTGCTGGTGTTCGGGCCGGACATCCGATGGCTGTTCCTGATCGGCGTGACGCTCCAGGCCATCGTGATGCTGGAAATGGCGCGGTACGCGATGGCGACCGGGGAGAGCATCTTCACCGGCGCCGCGCGCATCTTCAAACCGCTCATGTGGTTCTTCTTCGCGGTGGCGATCCTGGTCTACATCTGGCCCGGCCACGTATCGGCCGGGGCGGCGGCGCTGGAGGAGATCACCGGCATACCGTGGGTGGTGGCCGCCTGCGTCGGCCTGGTCCTGGTCGGGATCATCTTCAGCCTGGCCAAGGTGGTCTACAACCTGCTGGAGAACCTGCTCTCGATCATGATCGGCCTGCTGGTGGTCGGCACCGCGGTGGTGGCCTCGATGGTGGGCAACTGGAGCGACGTGACCAGCACGCTCTCGGGCATGTTCGCCTTCGGGTACTTCCCGCAGGAGGCCATGTCGGCCACCTGGTTCCCGATCGTGGTGGGCTCGATCGCCTTCGCCGGCCCGTCCGGCATGCAGCAGATGTGGTACACGCTGCACCTGCGGGACAGCGGGGCGGGCATGGGCAGCCACATCCCGAAGATCCGCGGCCTGCGCCACGCCGGCAACGAGGAGCAGATGCCCTCGCGCGGCTACATGTTCGACACCTCCGACCCGGAGGAGATGCGCAAGTGGAAGGGCTGGCGGCGCTGGGTCACCTTCGACGCGCTGCTGTTGTTCTGGGGCGTCACGATGCTGGTGACGATCTCGTTCACGGTGCTGGCCCGCGCGGCCGACCGCACCAGCCCCGACGTCAAGGCGCTGATCGAGTCCGGTGAGCGCGAGGCGGCGCTCAGCGCGATGTCGGACACCTTCGCCACGGTCGGCGGGCCGGTGCTCGGCTCGGTGTTCCTCGGCTTCATCGCGCTGATCGGGATGAACGCCACGCTGGGCCTGTTCGACTCGTTCTCACGCGGCCAGGCGGACATGACCTACTTCTTCGTGCCCGGCGCGAAGAAGCTGAAGATGTCCCACCTCTACGCCGGGTTCCTGTGGGGCCTGATCATCTTCGGCATCCTGATCCTGCTGTTCGGCCCGGCCGACGGACCGAGCCAGATCCTGGACGTGCTCTCGTTCCTGTCCGCGTTCGCGATGGGTGCCTACTGCGTGGTGCTGCTGCTGGTGAACAACAAACTGCTGCCGAAACCGATCCGCCCCAAGCTGTGGACGAACCTGGTGATCGGCTTCGGCGCGGTGTTCTACCTCGGCATGCTGTTCTACAGCCTGATCCGCTTCGGCGTGGTGCTCGACTGA
- a CDS encoding GntR family transcriptional regulator, which yields MDQALGDIMQPTELPTSVAARRIDRPVPLRERVYQSMQELIISGHLAAGQHLVESELAEMLGVSRQPVREALQLLNSEGWVDLRPGYGAFVHVPTEAEADELLVVRALLETESARLAALHADAAGVARLRELCRQGEAAVAVDDIEGMVEANAALHRCVTELSGNRVLLDFATQVDRRVRWYYTPIARRRGKRSWQEHAKMVDAIEKGDAEAAARIMREHTERTRKSYLDQRKSAAEPEAPPALVRTRRRPGTASARR from the coding sequence ATGGACCAAGCCCTGGGAGACATCATGCAGCCGACGGAGTTGCCGACAAGCGTGGCGGCTCGCCGGATCGACCGGCCGGTGCCCCTGCGCGAGCGGGTGTACCAGTCGATGCAGGAGCTGATCATCTCCGGGCACCTCGCGGCGGGCCAGCACCTGGTCGAGAGCGAGCTGGCGGAGATGCTGGGCGTGTCCCGCCAGCCGGTCCGGGAAGCACTGCAGCTGCTCAACTCCGAGGGCTGGGTGGACCTCCGCCCCGGCTACGGCGCCTTCGTCCACGTGCCCACCGAGGCCGAGGCCGACGAACTGCTGGTGGTCCGCGCCCTGCTGGAGACCGAATCCGCCCGCCTGGCCGCGCTGCACGCCGACGCGGCCGGGGTGGCCAGGCTGCGCGAGCTGTGCCGCCAGGGCGAAGCCGCGGTCGCCGTCGACGACATCGAAGGCATGGTGGAGGCCAACGCCGCCCTGCACCGCTGCGTGACCGAGCTGTCCGGCAACCGGGTCCTGCTCGACTTCGCCACCCAGGTCGACCGCCGGGTGCGCTGGTACTACACGCCGATCGCCCGCCGTCGCGGGAAGCGGTCCTGGCAGGAGCACGCGAAGATGGTCGACGCCATCGAAAAGGGCGATGCCGAGGCCGCCGCGCGGATCATGCGCGAGCACACCGAGCGGACCCGCAAGTCCTATTTGGACCAGCGCAAGTCCGCCGCCGAGCCCGAAGCCCCGCCGGCCCTGGTCCGCACCCGCCGCCGGCCCGGCACCGCGTCCGCGCGGCGGTAA
- a CDS encoding TerC family protein — translation MVTVAVLAAVILLDFWLVARNPRDPSLRECTGWVALYVGLACLFGLGLVAFAGPRAGGEFFAGWLTEYSLSVDNLFVFVIIMGTFAVPKLYRQKVLLVGIVLALLMRAVFIAVGAQALESFAWLFYVFGAFLVFTAWKLMRHDNDEEDFKENAVLRLTRRVLPTSDDYDGARMVTKVDGRRLVTPMLIVMVAIGTTDLLFALDSIPAIFGLTKEPYLVFTANAFALMGLRQLFFLIGGLLDKLVYLSYGLAVILGFIGIKLVLEALHHDGVAWAPAIPIVVSLSVIIGTLAVTTVASLLKTRADRAKEPVATG, via the coding sequence ATGGTGACCGTGGCCGTGCTGGCCGCCGTCATCCTGCTCGACTTCTGGCTGGTGGCCCGCAATCCCCGTGATCCCTCGCTGCGCGAGTGCACCGGGTGGGTCGCGCTCTACGTCGGCCTGGCCTGCTTGTTCGGCCTGGGCCTGGTGGCCTTCGCCGGGCCCAGGGCAGGCGGCGAGTTCTTCGCCGGCTGGCTCACCGAGTACTCCCTCTCGGTGGACAACCTGTTCGTGTTCGTGATCATCATGGGCACCTTCGCGGTGCCGAAGCTCTACCGCCAGAAGGTGCTGCTGGTCGGCATCGTGCTGGCGCTGCTGATGCGCGCGGTCTTCATCGCGGTCGGCGCGCAGGCGCTGGAGAGCTTCGCCTGGCTGTTCTACGTCTTCGGCGCGTTCCTGGTGTTCACCGCCTGGAAGCTGATGCGGCACGACAACGACGAGGAGGACTTCAAGGAGAACGCGGTACTGCGGCTGACCCGGCGGGTGCTGCCGACCTCGGACGACTACGACGGCGCCCGCATGGTGACCAAAGTGGACGGACGGCGGCTGGTCACGCCGATGCTGATCGTGATGGTCGCCATCGGCACCACCGACCTGCTGTTCGCACTGGACTCCATCCCGGCCATCTTCGGCCTGACCAAGGAGCCCTACCTGGTCTTCACCGCGAACGCGTTCGCGCTGATGGGCCTGCGCCAGCTGTTCTTCCTGATCGGCGGGCTGCTGGACAAGCTGGTCTACCTGTCCTACGGGCTCGCGGTGATCCTCGGCTTCATCGGGATCAAGCTGGTGCTCGAGGCGCTGCACCACGACGGGGTCGCCTGGGCCCCGGCCATCCCCATCGTGGTGTCGTTGTCGGTGATCATCGGCACGCTGGCCGTGACCACGGTGGCGAGCCTGCTCAAGACGCGGGCCGACCGCGCCAAGGAGCCGGTCGCCACCGGCTGA
- a CDS encoding acetate--CoA ligase family protein, producing the protein MSETNADTAAVREVLDKVKAEGRAALTAPEGRRICEAYGIPTPGEGLATTEDEAAKLAADLGFPVALKIVSPDILHKTDAGGVLIGVNSADEVREGYRQILANAKAYHASAEIAGIQVQQMLAGGQEVIIGATTDSTFGKVVAFGLGGVLVEVLKDITFRLAPIDDGEARSMLDGIEAAEVLRGARGADPVNADALAGVIQRVSALVTDFPEIAEVDLNPVFATKDGATAADVRILVETEEVAEPVRPEPDEILRVMTKLMNPAAVAVIGASNEQGKIGNSVMRNLIGGGYAGRIYPINPKSDEVEGRQAYQAIGDVPGDIDVAVFAIPAKFVPGALEECGAKGVSAAVLIPSGFAETGNVELQDQVVEVARRHGIRLLGPNIYGYYYTPSNLCATFCTPYDVRGGVALTSQSGGIGMAILGFSRTTKMGVSAIVGLGNKSDVDEDDLLTFFEHDDNTTCVAMHLEDLKDGRAFVDAARRITKKKPVVVLKAGRTALGARAASSHTGALAGDDKVYDDILRQAGVVRAPGLNEMLEYARGLPLLPTPQGENVVIITGAGGSGVLLSDACVEAGLSLMDIPPDLDESFRKFIPPFGAAGNPIDITGGEPPSTYEATVRLGLTDDRIHALILGYWHTIVTPPMVFAELIAKVVQEARDQGIDKPVVASLAGDTEVEQACEYLYDHGVVAYPYTTERPVQVLGAKYRWARSAGLLRPA; encoded by the coding sequence GTGTCGGAAACCAACGCGGACACCGCCGCGGTACGGGAAGTCCTCGACAAGGTCAAAGCCGAAGGCCGGGCCGCGCTGACCGCGCCCGAGGGCAGGCGGATCTGCGAGGCCTACGGCATCCCGACCCCGGGCGAGGGCCTGGCCACCACCGAGGACGAGGCGGCGAAGCTGGCCGCGGACCTCGGTTTCCCGGTGGCGCTGAAGATCGTCTCGCCGGACATCCTGCACAAGACCGACGCGGGCGGTGTGCTGATCGGCGTCAACAGCGCCGACGAGGTGCGCGAGGGCTACCGCCAGATCCTGGCGAACGCCAAGGCGTACCACGCTTCCGCCGAGATCGCCGGCATCCAGGTGCAGCAGATGCTGGCCGGCGGCCAGGAGGTGATCATCGGCGCGACCACCGACTCCACCTTCGGCAAGGTGGTCGCGTTCGGCCTCGGCGGGGTGCTGGTCGAGGTGCTCAAGGACATCACCTTCCGGCTGGCGCCGATCGACGACGGCGAGGCCAGGTCCATGCTGGACGGCATCGAGGCGGCCGAGGTGCTGCGCGGGGCCCGTGGCGCGGACCCGGTGAACGCCGACGCGCTGGCCGGGGTGATCCAGCGGGTTTCCGCGCTGGTCACCGACTTCCCGGAGATCGCCGAGGTGGACCTCAACCCGGTGTTCGCCACCAAGGACGGGGCCACCGCGGCCGACGTCCGGATCCTGGTGGAGACCGAGGAGGTCGCCGAGCCGGTGCGGCCGGAGCCGGACGAGATCCTGCGGGTGATGACGAAGCTGATGAACCCGGCCGCGGTCGCGGTGATCGGCGCGTCCAACGAGCAGGGCAAGATCGGCAACTCGGTGATGCGCAACCTGATCGGTGGCGGGTACGCGGGCCGGATCTACCCGATCAACCCGAAGTCCGACGAGGTCGAAGGCCGCCAGGCGTACCAGGCGATCGGCGACGTACCGGGTGACATCGACGTCGCGGTGTTCGCCATCCCGGCGAAGTTCGTGCCGGGCGCGCTGGAGGAGTGCGGGGCCAAGGGCGTCTCGGCCGCGGTGCTGATCCCGTCCGGGTTCGCCGAGACCGGCAACGTCGAACTGCAGGACCAGGTGGTCGAAGTGGCCCGGCGGCACGGCATCCGCCTGCTCGGGCCGAACATCTACGGCTACTACTACACGCCGAGCAATCTCTGCGCGACCTTCTGCACGCCGTACGACGTGCGCGGCGGCGTGGCGCTGACCTCGCAGAGCGGCGGCATCGGCATGGCCATCCTCGGCTTCTCCCGCACCACGAAGATGGGTGTGTCGGCCATCGTCGGCCTGGGCAACAAGTCCGATGTGGACGAAGACGACCTGCTCACCTTCTTCGAGCACGACGACAACACCACCTGCGTGGCGATGCACCTCGAAGACCTCAAGGACGGCAGGGCCTTCGTCGACGCCGCGCGGCGCATCACCAAGAAGAAGCCGGTGGTGGTGCTCAAGGCGGGGCGGACCGCGCTCGGCGCGCGGGCGGCCAGCTCGCACACCGGCGCGCTGGCCGGGGACGACAAGGTCTACGACGACATCCTCCGGCAGGCCGGGGTGGTGCGCGCCCCGGGGCTGAACGAGATGCTGGAGTACGCGCGCGGCCTGCCGCTGCTGCCCACGCCCCAGGGCGAGAACGTCGTGATCATCACCGGCGCGGGCGGTTCCGGCGTGCTGCTCTCGGACGCCTGCGTCGAGGCCGGACTGTCCCTGATGGACATCCCGCCGGACCTGGACGAGTCCTTCCGCAAGTTCATCCCGCCGTTCGGCGCGGCGGGCAACCCGATCGACATCACCGGCGGCGAACCGCCGTCGACCTACGAGGCCACGGTCCGGCTCGGCCTGACCGACGACCGCATCCACGCGCTCATCCTCGGTTACTGGCACACCATCGTCACCCCGCCGATGGTCTTCGCCGAGCTGATCGCCAAGGTCGTGCAGGAGGCCAGGGACCAGGGCATCGACAAGCCCGTGGTCGCGTCGCTGGCCGGGGACACCGAGGTCGAGCAGGCCTGCGAGTACCTCTACGACCACGGTGTCGTGGCCTATCCGTACACCACCGAACGCCCGGTCCAGGTTCTCGGCGCGAAGTACCGGTGGGCGCGGTCGGCCGGGCTGCTCCGGCCCGCCTGA
- a CDS encoding VOC family protein, with product MSCHLVALCVDAHEPRALARFWAGLLDWEPAGDGTTLLPRDDTGFRLRFLPSREPKTTQNQMHFDLTSTSLDDQRTTVARALALGGRHIDIGQRPEEEHVVLADPEGNEFCVIEPGNGFLADCGFVGALAGDGSPEAGYFWSAALGWPLVWDQDQETAIRSPHGGPKLTWGGPPLPPKTGKYRLHFDLMPDGDQRAEVDRLRSLGATPADIGQGEVSWVVLADPDGHEFCLLDPLTPPGA from the coding sequence ATGAGTTGTCACCTCGTCGCGCTCTGCGTCGACGCACACGAACCGCGTGCTCTCGCACGCTTCTGGGCCGGGCTACTGGACTGGGAACCGGCCGGGGACGGCACCACGCTGCTGCCGCGCGACGACACCGGGTTCCGGCTGCGGTTCCTGCCGTCGCGGGAGCCGAAGACCACGCAGAACCAGATGCACTTCGACCTGACCAGCACCTCCCTCGACGACCAGCGGACGACCGTGGCCAGGGCCCTCGCACTGGGCGGCAGGCACATCGACATCGGCCAGCGCCCCGAAGAGGAACACGTGGTGCTCGCCGATCCCGAGGGCAACGAGTTCTGCGTCATCGAGCCGGGCAACGGGTTCCTCGCCGACTGCGGCTTCGTCGGCGCGCTGGCGGGTGACGGTTCGCCGGAAGCCGGGTACTTCTGGAGCGCGGCGCTGGGCTGGCCGCTGGTCTGGGACCAGGACCAGGAGACCGCGATCCGGTCGCCGCACGGCGGCCCGAAGCTCACCTGGGGCGGTCCGCCGCTGCCGCCGAAGACCGGGAAGTACCGGCTGCACTTCGACCTGATGCCCGACGGCGACCAGCGCGCCGAGGTCGACCGCCTCCGCTCGCTCGGCGCGACCCCCGCCGACATCGGGCAGGGCGAGGTCAGCTGGGTGGTGCTGGCCGATCCCGACGGCCACGAGTTCTGCCTCCTCGACCCGCTGACCCCGCCCGGTGCCTAG
- a CDS encoding MFS transporter has translation MSPSGAPQQQEEVRGFWTRSPGPYRVFGYLGRTYRVGPAAEQLTGRSRAWVLGPALAAMAAIGVPQYAFGLLVPGLLDRGWTMGQAFGLLALWTVFQAGAGFPAAYLRERGRIGPRAAMLTGAVLVPLGPLALAFDSGLAGVLGYSVLSGTGAGLVYATCSSTVAKWFPERSAAATSLATGAFACGCVPFVVAFALGSGTGTLSPVLIATAVVLAAVITTSALLFRDPPPNWWPPHLDPREWALDRRRNPRRAARQYSSRQALRTGALPLMYVIVFLASAVSLLDVAFLAVMAADRGLGLTAAAIGTCLLVGVNGVGRSLAIRVSAEAGRVRTIRAVVAILGAGQLVLAGAVASGSVPLLLIAAIVAGAGGGAFYPLFASLAREYFGERSHLETNAVIYSAKALGGVAGVGAVALVAPSWGYPTIFLLAGALALGAAALCRRLRQPGLLSTIPVTRSPVPGV, from the coding sequence ATGAGCCCGTCTGGCGCACCGCAGCAGCAGGAGGAAGTCCGGGGGTTCTGGACCCGCTCCCCCGGCCCGTACCGCGTGTTCGGCTACCTGGGCCGCACCTACCGGGTCGGGCCCGCCGCCGAGCAGCTCACCGGCCGCTCGCGCGCCTGGGTGCTCGGCCCGGCGCTCGCCGCGATGGCCGCGATCGGCGTGCCGCAGTACGCCTTCGGCCTGCTGGTGCCCGGCCTGCTCGACCGCGGCTGGACCATGGGCCAGGCCTTCGGGCTCCTCGCGCTGTGGACGGTGTTCCAGGCCGGTGCCGGCTTCCCCGCCGCCTACCTCCGCGAACGCGGTCGCATCGGGCCGCGCGCGGCCATGCTGACCGGCGCGGTGCTGGTGCCGCTCGGCCCGCTCGCGCTCGCCTTCGACTCCGGCCTCGCCGGGGTGCTCGGCTATTCCGTGCTCTCCGGAACCGGCGCCGGATTGGTCTACGCCACCTGTTCCTCCACCGTGGCCAAGTGGTTCCCCGAACGGTCCGCGGCCGCGACCAGCCTGGCCACCGGCGCGTTCGCCTGCGGCTGCGTGCCGTTCGTGGTGGCGTTCGCGCTCGGCAGCGGGACCGGCACCCTCTCCCCCGTGCTGATCGCCACCGCGGTGGTGCTCGCGGCGGTCATCACCACCTCCGCGCTGCTGTTCCGCGATCCGCCACCGAACTGGTGGCCGCCGCACCTCGACCCGCGCGAGTGGGCACTGGACCGCCGCCGCAACCCGCGCCGCGCCGCCCGCCAGTACTCCTCGCGGCAGGCGTTGCGCACCGGCGCGCTGCCGCTGATGTACGTGATCGTTTTCCTTGCCAGCGCGGTATCCCTGCTCGACGTGGCCTTCCTCGCGGTGATGGCGGCCGATCGCGGCCTCGGCCTCACCGCGGCCGCGATCGGCACCTGCCTGCTGGTCGGCGTGAACGGGGTCGGGCGCTCGCTGGCCATCCGCGTCTCCGCCGAAGCCGGGCGGGTGCGCACGATCCGCGCGGTGGTCGCCATCCTGGGTGCCGGGCAGCTCGTGCTGGCCGGTGCGGTCGCCTCCGGTTCGGTGCCCCTGCTGCTGATCGCGGCGATCGTGGCCGGGGCCGGCGGCGGTGCCTTCTACCCGCTGTTCGCCAGCCTGGCGCGCGAGTACTTCGGCGAGCGCTCGCACCTGGAGACCAACGCGGTCATCTACAGCGCGAAGGCGCTCGGCGGCGTGGCCGGGGTGGGCGCGGTGGCACTGGTGGCCCCGAGTTGGGGCTACCCCACGATCTTCCTGCTCGCCGGCGCGCTCGCGCTCGGGGCCGCCGCGTTGTGCCGCAGGCTGCGGCAGCCGGGTTTGCTCAGCACGATTCCGGTTACCCGGTCTCCAGTGCCCGGAGTTTGA
- the frc gene encoding formyl-CoA transferase, producing MTKALAGIRVLDMTHVQSGPSCTQVLAWLGADVVKLEAPSGDITRKQLRDLPDVDSLYFTMLNSNKRSITLNMKSERGKQLFTEMVPRFDILVENFGPGTIERMGYGWEKLRELNPRLIYASIKGFGDGPYKHFKAYEVVAQAMGGSMSTTGFEDGAPMATGAQIGDSGTGIHTVAGILAALYQREHTGRGQRVTVAMQHAVLNLCRVKLRDQQRLTHGPLAEYPNENFGDEVPRSGNASGGGQPGWAVRCAPGGPNDYVYVIVQPVGWEPIAKLIGRPELADDPEWATPEARLPKLDKMFQLIEEWTINHSKWEVLAKLNAHNVPCGPIMSTKELIEDTSLADNDMVVRVEHPERGEFTTVGCPIKLSDSPVEVERSPLLGEHNQEIYGSELGVDAAEFAELQSNGVI from the coding sequence ATGACCAAGGCGTTGGCGGGCATCCGCGTGCTCGACATGACCCACGTGCAGTCCGGCCCGTCGTGCACCCAGGTGCTGGCCTGGCTGGGCGCGGACGTGGTGAAGCTGGAAGCGCCCTCGGGCGACATCACCCGCAAGCAGCTGCGCGATCTGCCCGATGTGGACAGTCTCTACTTCACCATGCTGAACAGCAACAAGCGCAGCATCACGCTGAACATGAAGAGCGAGCGGGGCAAACAGCTGTTCACCGAGATGGTGCCCCGCTTCGACATCCTGGTGGAGAACTTCGGGCCGGGCACCATCGAGCGGATGGGCTACGGCTGGGAGAAGCTGCGGGAGCTCAACCCGCGGCTGATCTACGCCTCCATCAAGGGCTTCGGCGACGGGCCGTACAAGCACTTCAAGGCCTACGAGGTGGTCGCGCAGGCGATGGGCGGCTCGATGAGCACCACCGGCTTCGAGGACGGCGCGCCGATGGCGACCGGCGCGCAGATCGGCGACTCGGGCACCGGCATCCACACCGTGGCCGGCATTCTCGCCGCGCTCTACCAGCGCGAGCACACCGGGCGCGGACAGCGGGTCACCGTGGCCATGCAGCACGCGGTGCTCAACCTGTGCCGGGTCAAGCTGCGCGACCAGCAGCGCCTGACCCACGGCCCGCTGGCGGAGTACCCGAACGAGAACTTCGGTGACGAGGTTCCCCGCTCGGGCAACGCCTCCGGCGGCGGGCAGCCGGGGTGGGCGGTGCGCTGCGCCCCCGGCGGGCCGAACGACTACGTGTACGTGATCGTGCAGCCGGTCGGCTGGGAGCCGATCGCGAAGCTGATCGGCCGCCCGGAACTGGCCGACGACCCCGAATGGGCCACGCCGGAGGCGCGGCTGCCCAAGCTGGACAAGATGTTCCAGCTGATCGAGGAGTGGACGATCAACCACAGCAAGTGGGAGGTGCTCGCGAAGCTCAACGCGCACAACGTCCCCTGTGGACCGATCATGTCCACCAAGGAGCTGATCGAGGACACCTCGCTGGCCGACAACGACATGGTGGTCCGGGTCGAGCACCCGGAGCGCGGGGAGTTCACCACCGTCGGCTGCCCGATCAAGCTGTCGGACTCGCCGGTCGAGGTCGAGCGCTCCCCGTTGCTGGGTGAGCACAACCAGGAAATCTACGGCAGCGAGCTGGGCGTGGACGCCGCCGAGTTCGCCGAGCTCCAGTCGAACGGAGTGATCTGA